The DNA region TGGCAACAGACCGGGAGGAATTTGAGATGTTCTCATACGGTTAGTCTATTTCTCTTTTCATAGCATCCTAGTAAACGAGAACCCCTTCCATGGACGCCGCTATGGCCTCCTTAGATCATGTTCAAGTTAGGACAATGCACAAGATGCTATTCCAAAAATAGGAATCCTTTTGTTTCACCAAGCCTGTATACAATACGGGATGTTCATGGCAGAACTTACAGCTGAGATGAAAGAGATGTTCGCAAAGGCCCCGGCATTTCCCGTCGCGACCGCGTCGAAGAACGGTGAGCCGAACGTGGCTCCGATCAAGACCGTCTGGCTGATGGATGACGAGACCATCTGGATCGGGGACAACTTCATGAAGAAGACGCTGGCCAACCTGCAGGAGAACCCAAGGGTATCGATCTATGTGTGGGGTCCCGAGACCAAGGGCTGCCTGCAGATCAAGGGTGACGTGGACATCAAGACCTCAGGGCCCGAATACGAGGATATGAGAGCAAAGATAAAGGCCAAGTCCGACAAGCATCCAGCCAAGTCGTTGATCATCATGAAGATCACCGAAGTGTTCACCTGCTCCCCTGGCCCCGAAGCTGGTAATAGACTAATCTAGAGGGAAAATGTCCTCTTCAAATCGTTCTAATCCAGAGCAGGCCAATCTTTAATGAAGAATCGAGGAATTGAAGAGAGGTGATGCAGGATGATGGACCCTGCATTTACGGACCCTTTCTAGACCTGATCCAGAGGATTTGAATCCACGGATCCAATTGAGATTTGATTCTCTCGATCCCATCCAGCGTTTGAAATAAGATGTCCTGAAATACCTTTCATAAATGAGAAGGGAGACTGTCATCGCCATCGCTGTCTTGGTGGTGATATCGGTTATCGTGGCTGGGGTCATGCTCAGCCTACGCCAGCAGGTCGAGGAGGAGATTACCCCGAACGACGAGTTCTTCACCACCTCCCTGACCGATCCCCTCCATATTGATATCGAGAACTACACGCTCGAGGTATTTGGTCTGATCCAAGAGCCCGCCAACCTCACATATCAGGAGATGCTCGCGATGCCCTCGACCACCGAGAAGGCGACGCTCCGCTGCGTCACTGGTGGTACGGGCACGGCGATCTGGAAGGGCGTGAGGATCAGCGAGTTGATGGAGATGGTTGGCGTCCTCGATGGCGCTCGTGAGCTAGTTTTCCGCTCTCCCGATGGATTCTCTACCAGCCTTACTCTTGATGACGCGATGCGCAGTGATGTTCTCCTGGCCTACGAGATGAATGGTGTTCCTCTTCCAGAGGAGCAGGGCCTCCCGCTGAGGCTCGTTTCCCCAAACCAGTACGGTTACAAGTGGGCCAAGTGGGTGGTGTCAATCGAGGTGGTTGACTACGATTACAAGGGCTACTGGGAGTCGAGGGGTTGGGACGACGGCGCCTATATCTCCCTAGAGAGGGACTGGTGGGTCCATGCCACCATCATGATGGTGGGCGCTGTCCTCGGGACCTTCTCCCTGGTATCCGGGGTGCAGGGTGGCAACCGGTTCTCGAAGAAGGTGAAGAAGCTGTTCTCACTGAAATTCCACATCTACACCGGTTACCTATTCGCAGTCATTATGATCCCGGTGTTCCTGTACTGGTCGCTGGAGACCCTGGTCTTCAGGGGCAACGTCTACTACTCCCTTCACGGTGCCCTCGGACTTGCCATGGTCCTCCTACTGATCCTGAGCATGCTCACCGGCAGATATGCGAGCTTGAAGAGGGCCTCGAGAGCAGGGGAGGCACACCTCGTTCTCTCGGTCGCGATGATCGTACTGCTGTTCGTGACCATCGTCCTTGGATTCGCTCTGGCCTATCTATGAAGCCTTGTCCCCTCTTTTCGACTCCAAGCTGATCAGGTGCTCCAGGTCAATGTCCTTGAAGGCATTTCTCAGGCCCAGCGAATCCACTATCAGGGTCGCCCCGATCAGCATCGCCATCGCCGCCAGGATGTACATGATGAAGCTCACCACGGCTGCGGGGGCCAGGATGACGGCGACTCCTAGTATGAGGGATAAGACGCCCATGCCAAGCCTCTTGTAGAACCCCTCGGGGGTGGCCAATCTTCCCGCTGCGGTCCGTCGGAGGGACATGAAGGCGCTGGAGAACGACCAGAGCGCTATCACCAGGACGAACATCAACGCGAGCCAGATGGGGTTAATGAGGAAGGTGACTATGCCTATCAGCAGGACCCCGAGGCCGAGCATCATTCGCTTCGACGACTCCAGCCTAAAGGGACGGACGGTAATCGCCCTCCATATGAGGAAGAGGGCGAAGCCGATGATGACCACGGGGATGATGTACTTGATGAAGCCTGTGAACCATCTTATCGGATCCAGGGCGAGTATTCCTCCCAGGAGTATCAGGAAGATGCCGGTGACCATGAGCAGCTGCCAGGCTGCCTTGTGCTCCTCCAGGAGCTGAAGGGGATCCTTCTTCACGGAGCTCTTGGATTCGAACAGGAGGGTATTGAAGGTCCCAGCGATCATGAATACCAGCGGGGCGTCGTCCACCAGGTGCAGGAAGGGATGATCCTTGGGATCGTAGCGGTCCTTGTGCACCTTCCACTGATTCTTCGTCTCGTGTACGTGGTACTGACCCTTCCTGTAGCTGGCTATGGTCTCGGGACTGGGGAGATTTATCTTGGATTTCTCCCAGCCCTCGTCCAGGGGCTCGGTGACCTCGCTCTTGTCGACGAAGACCTCGAAGACCCCTTCCTCCAGCGGTTGAAGGTAATCATCCAACCTGGTCAAGGCACATCACCCAGCATTAAATCGATAATATTCGAGAACCCATTATTTCATCGTTTCCCAACGGAAACGATTGAAGTGACACACCCTCCGATGTGTTTCATCACGAGCATGGGAACGGACGTTTGTTCGCCTATTGAGGTGTTGTCATGAAGAGGATTGCAGCTGCTATCCCTTCAGTATTCCTTCCATGCTGTTAACGAAATCTATGGCCGCTTCCAGTGACACGATCGCATCTTCCTCGTACGCTTCGGTGTCAAGACCGTAAAGGGCGACATGGCTGAAACGCCTCAAAACATCGAGGACATTGGCCTTGGCCATGAGCTGTGGATACCTAGACCTGAGGTAGATGGGAATGTATTCTTGATCGTTCTCATCGACACCATCTCTGTAAAGCACCGCTTTCGCCGCGTGGAACATGGCCGCGTAACTGGAAAGTACGACCACCCTGTGTCTCATGGTGTAGAGGTTCTCCTCGGCATCCGCCAAATGCCTTCTGGACTGTTCAAGAGACTTGAGGCTGCTGATAGGGTCCGGAACTGTGAACTTCACCATGGACTTGTCCAAGCAATCTTGCAGATTCATAACATCGCTCCCTTTGCCAGTCGAATCATTCCAAGTAATCAGGAGAAGGTCCCTGATATTGAGAGGTCGTTATACATGCAGTCTTCATGATCCCGATCTTCTAGTTGTGAGGTTCTAGGCCAACGTGTTCAAGAAAGCGGAACGGCAGAGATACCTACATTCATTCCTTTAGAGGGATTACCTTTTTGTAGCTTCACGATTCTTCTCACACGATGCTCCTAGATTTCCTATCCGGGCAGGATGTGCTTATTCTCATCGGTGAGATCACAGTGCTCGTCCTCCTGGGAATATTCATATTGGGTATCATTGTCGGAGTGCTCATAGTCGCCTCCGCTAGAAAGGGCAAATTTTACTTCCCCCGACTGCTGAAACCCGGACTTTCAGCGGTAGGCACCGTGGCCAGAGGATTCTGCCGGCTGCTAGGGATGGACCACAAGGACCTTTCGATATTCTTCATCAAGCTGAGGAACAAGATGAACCGTGAGGCGTTCGCCAAGACTGCGGTGGAAAAGAGGGCCGTGTTCCTTCCCCAGTGCCTTAGATCCATGAAGTGCCCCGCCAAGCTGGGACCTGAGGGCCTTAGCTGCGTGAACTGCGGCCAGTGTGAGGTGAGGGAGGGGAAGAGACTGCTCCAGGACATGGGGTACAAGGTGTTCATCGCCCCGGGATCCACCGTGGTCAAGAGGATGATCAAGAAGTACCGGTTCGAGGCCATCATCGGCGTGGGATGCCTCATGGAGGTCCGCGAGGGTCTCGAGATGTGCGATCAGTATGGGATACCAGCCCAGGGCGTCCTCCAGCTGAGGGACGGTTGCGTGGAGACCGCCGTGAACTGGGATGACGTCATGGAGGTCGCCAAGCTTGGGGCCATAAGCGGATCAAAGGGCTCGACCAGCATCATGGACGAGATCATCATTGAAACTGCTTGATACGATCCTTTTCCCTTTCAGTTCGGCGAAGCATTAGACCTCGTGCTGAAAGACCATTTCCTTAATGCAAATTCGTTCATTGTTTACTGCATTATCTTGATTGAAAAATTTTCATCAATAATAGATTAGTGTTCTTTTAAGATACAGAAATTTTCAAATTATTTGTTATTTATCGTGAATAATCGGGATTTTTGATGAAAATATTTAAATGTTATAACGATAGTGCATCTTAGCTGAAGGTAGAGGTGTCCGATTGAAGGAGATCGATGACCTGGATAAGAGCATCCTTCGCATACTGCAAAGAGATGGCACTGCCAGCTACGAATCAATCTCCAGCGAGGTCGGCACTTCGGTGGGAACGGTCTATAACCGGATCAAGAGGCTGAAGGAGGATGGTATCATCCTCCGCATTATTCCAGAGATTGACACTAGAGAGCTGGGCTACGATATTGTCGCGTTAATCGACGTCAGGATCGAGGGCGGCCATGTCATCAAGGTCCAGCAGGAATTCTCCAGGCATCCAAACGTGTGCAGTGTATACGATGTCACTGGAGAATACGATACCATGTTCGTCACCAAGTTCAAGAACACCCAGGAGCTGAACCTGTTCGTGAAAACCCTGGGCGGTCACAAGAACGTGCACAGGACGAATACCAAGCTCGCTCTGAACGTGATCAAGGAAGGTACCGCTCCCCAGATCTGACACATTGCAAGGAGGCATGATGCGATCAAGCATGACGAGTACGCCCTCTTCACGGGCTGCCTTATCAGGGATCGTTTTCCCTTCATGGAGAGCGCCACCCGTTCAGTCCTAGATGCCTTGGAAGTGAAGCTCAATGACATGCCCGGTGCCAGCTGCTGCCCAAACCAGATGACGGTGCAGAGTGGTAGCGTGGGTGTGTGGTACCTGCTGGCGGCCAGGAACCTCTGCATCGCGGAGGAGATGGGGATGGACATCCTGACCCTGTGCAACGGCTGCTTCGACACGCTCAAGACGGCAAACTCCTGGCTGAAGGTAAATTCCCGCTTCCGGGAGAGAATTAACGATATTCTCGCCAACTTCGGAGAGGAGTTCAAGGGCACCATTGATGTCAAGAACATTCTCCAGGTGCTCCATGATGATGTTGGTACGGGAAGAATCGAAGGCAGTTTGGTTCATCCACTCAATGGTCTCAGGATCGCTCCCTTCGTGGGGTGCCATGTCCGCCGTCCAATGGATAAGATGGGTTTCGAGGATCCACAGGAGCCACAATACCTGGTAAGGCTCGTCAAGGGCCTGGGCGGAGAGATCGTTGGCTACGCAGAGAAGAACTCCTGCTGCGGAGGAGGGCTTTCCGTCGCAAGGAAGGAGGACGCCTACGGCTCGTCAAGGCGCATCCTGCGCTCCGCAAGGGAGGCGGGTGCTGAGGCGATGGTGGTGAACTGCCCCTACTGCTACTCCCAGTTACACAGGGGCCAGCCTACGATCAACGAGCGGTTCCATGATGGGCTGGAGATCCCTATCATGTACATCACCCAGATGATGGGTGTGGCCATGGGCATCCCATTGGAGGAGCTGGGATTCGAGGAGGCCCTGGGAGAGTCAAGCAGCCCCGAGAGAATTCTGGCTGAGGGTATTGCCACCCATGATGAGGATGAAGACAGCATACTGGACAAGGGGACCATGGCCCAGGTGGAGGTCTGCTCCCGATGCCTGGCATGCACTGATGACTGCCCCACGGCAATGACCGTCAATGAGTACAGACCTGAGGAGATCATCACTCTCGTGAGAAAAGGGAGGGCGATGGACGCGGCCCGAAGGGAGGACATCTGGTTCTGCATGAACTGCCATGAGTGCGTGGAGAAGTGCCCCCAGGGCTACGGTATGGTCCGCTTGATGATCGAATTGAAGAACCGGGCCTCGGAAATGGGAATCAGGCCCGATGTTGTAGAAAGGAGGCTCGAATCTCTAAGAGCCTCTGGTTTCGCGTTCAACAGCAAGGGAGAGGCTCCTGGATCACATGTGGATGAGTTGCAGGATCTGATAGAAAAAGCTTCCAAGGAAAGGTTCCAGCTATGAGGTGAACTCATCTTGCACACCAATTCAGACAACTATGGAATAGGACCTTCCCGGGGCACCCTGGGAAGGCTTGGGGAAAGGGCGATCGTTGGCGATAAGATCGGACGATTGGGTATCACCATCCCACCCAGTGGCTTCCGGAAGGAGATGTCCGCCTGCGGGATCGCCGGTCTCATAAACATCGACGGCAAGAGGGAGAACGGTCGAAAGGTGGTTGATATGATAACCACCATGCTGGAGAGGGAGAACGGCCTTGGAGCTGGTTACGCCTGCTACGGCCTCTTTCCGGAGATGCAGGAGCACTATTGCCTCCAGCTGCTGCTTGACGACCGGCAGTCGAAGGAAGCGGTGGAGGACCTCCTGGTTGAAAGGGTGGAGGTCCACAAGGACGAAGAGGTCTTCACCCGCAAGGTGAAGGGGATGCGCGGCCCCTATCCGCTAATCTGGAGATTCTTCCTCGAGGTTCCAAGGAAGAGGATCGACGAGAACCCGGACCTGGAGGGAGAGGACGATTATATCGTGGATATGGTCATGGAGATCAACTCCAGGATCCCTGGAGCGTTCTGCATGTCGTCGGGAAAGGACATGGCCGTCTTCAAGGGAAACGGATGGAGCCATGACATCGCCGAGTTCTACGACCTCGAGAGGTACAGCGGGAACATGTGGCTCTCCCATTCTCGATTTCCGACGAACACCCCGGGATGGTGGGGCGGCGCCCACCCCTTCAACATACTCGATTGGTCGCTGTGCCACAACGGCGAGATCACCTCCTACGGTACGAACAAGAGATACGTTGAGATGTGGGGGTACAAGTGCACCATGCTGACCGACTCCGAGGTCGTCACATACCTGTGGGATCTGCTTTGCAGGCGTCATGGGCTTCCTCCGATCGTCGCTTCGATGGCCGTTGCCCCTAGATATTACGATGACATTGGAAGGCTAGCCGATGAGCAGAGGGAGGTGGCCATACGATTGAGACGGACATACGCCAACGCCATGATCAACGGGCCATTCAGCATTCTCGTCGGCAAGGCCAGGCCGGTGCCCACTCTCATCGCCCTCACCGATCGCAAGAAACTTCGACCCATGATCGGCGGGATATCGGGGGATGAAGGAACGGTCTTCGCCGCCAGCGAGGAATGCGCCATTCGGAGGGTCGAGCGTGACGGGGAGATATGGGCCCCGGTCGCAGGGAACCCTCTGATCGCCAGGATGGGTGACGGCATCGTGTGGGACGGCCTCAAGGACCAGTCCCAGTACAAGAGGATGAGGGTGATCGCTTGACCGTTACCGCATCCCCTGGAATAAGGATCGAGAGCCCCTCGAAGTTTCGAATAGACATCGACAGGGAGCGCTGCAAGATATGCCGCCGCTGCGTGATCAACTGCACCTTTGATGCCATGCGGTTCAACGGCGACAGGATCGTTCCCGACCACGACAACTGCGTCGCATGTCAGAGATGCGCCATGAAGTGCCCCCAGGGGGCGATCACCATCAAGGAGAACGAAATGGCGTTCCCTGCACACTCCGCATACACCGAGCGCATCAGGCGCATAGGGTGGGAGCAGGCCTCGACCGGAGGGGTGATGCTCTCCTCCTGCGGGAACGATCTACCATATAGATCAATATTTGACGACCTGGTGCTGGACGCCGCCCAGGTCACCAACCCCGCCATCGATCCGCTCAGGGAGCCCATCGAGACCAGGTGCTTCCTGGGCGCGAGACCTGATAGATTGGATTTCACCGAGACCGAGGACGAGATCCTGCTGGACACGGAGATGTCCCCTGGCGTCATGCTGCGCACGCCCATCATGATCGGGCAGATGTCCCTGGGCAGCATCAGCTACAACGCCCAGATCGCGCTCTTCAGGGCCGCGATGGAGACCGGAACGCTTGTCGGAACCGGAGAGGGCGGATTGCACTCCGACTTCTACGAGTACGGCAGCATCATCAACAGCGAGGTGGCGAGTGGACGCTTCGGCATCAACCCCCCTTATCTCAAGAAGGTCGCCTCGCTCGAGATCAAGATCGGGCAGGGAGCTAAACCCGGTCATGGAGGACACCTGCCCGGGGAGAAGACCACCGAGATGATATCCCAGACCCGCATGATACCCAAGGGAACGGACGCTCTTTCACCATATCCGCATCACGACATCTACAGCATAGAGGATCTTCAGCAGCTCATCTACGCTCTGAAAGAGTCGACCCGCTACCGGGTACCCGTGGGAGTGAAAGTGGCCGCGGTCCACAACGTTGCGGCTATCGCTTCAGGCATGGTAAGGGCCGGTGCGGACTTCATAACCATAGACGGTTTCCGTGGAGGAACTGGAGCCGCCCCCCGCATAATAAGGGACCACGCCGGAATACCTCTTGAGTTGGCGATCGCGGCGGTCGACCAAAGACTCAGGGAGGAGGGTATTCGACATCGAGCCACGCTGTGCGCGGGAGGAAGCATCCGCTACTCCGCCGATCTGGTGAAGGCCCTCGCTCTGGGAGCGGACGTGGCCATGATCTGCACGCCGGTGCTCATAGCCATGGGTTGCAGGGTATGCCAGCAGTGCCATCGCGGCCTCTGCTCATGGGGTATCGCCACCCAGAACCCCACCTACACCCAGAGGCTGGATATCGATGTGGCGGCGAGGAGAGTGTCCAATCTTCTGTACGCGTGGAATGAGGAGCTAAGGGAGATCTGCGGGGCCATGGGAATAGATTCCGTAGAGAGCTTTGTGGGCAACAGGGACCGCCTGAGGTACTTGGGTCCCAACCCCAGGATCGCCGAGATACTTGGGGTCAAGCACGCCGGTGAGGCGTGGGGGTGATCGGATGGAGAACGGAACTGTGAAGATCGACGCACTTGACAACGAATCTGGCAAGCCCCTGAGATACTGGGTGCTGAACGACCTGATTCACAAGGCCGCTGACGGCGGAGCGAAGCACATCGTGGTCGAGAATGTGCTTGGCCAGAGGTTCATCGGAGCATGCATGGAGCACAAGGACCTCCTTCTGGAGATCCACGGAACACCGGGCAACGATCTGGGCGTGTTCATGAGCGGTCCGAGGATCGAGGTCTTCGGCAACTGCGAGGACCAGATCGGGAACACCATGGACCACGGGGAGATCGTTGTCCATGGAAACGCCTGGGATGTTACTGGTCTGGCCGCTAGAGGTGGTAAGATATTCGTCCGCGGCAACGGAGGATACCGGATCGGCATCCACATGAAAGCCTATCGCGAGGCAAAGCCAGTGGTGGTGTACGGCGGAGGCGTGAAGGAGTTCTTCGGCGAGTACATGGCTGGCGGCACCCTGGTGGCGTTGGGCATGAGAATAGGCAACGGCTCCATCAAGGACCTGCCGCCCGAGGAGGTCGTGCGAGGAAGCATAGGGTGCGGGATGCATGGAGGCGCAATCTACATCCGCGGAGAGGTGTCCGAGCACCAGCTGGGAGTGGGGGCGAGCATTCGACCCTTCACGGAGGAGGACTCCAGACTGCTGAAGCCCATACTGGAGGAGTTCTCCAAGAGGTTCGGAGTTCCCATGGAGACCATTGAGAGCAGGGGATTCACCAAGATCATGCCCGCTTCGTCAAGGCCGTTCGGGGCCTACTACAACCCGCGCTCGGTGTGACCGGTGCCATTTCATTCATTTGATCTGTCAGTCGAATCCTGACAGGATGATCGGGTCGCGAAACGATTATCGGTACAGTTGTCCATCATTTCTATGGATGGACCAGCATGAGGAAGGTCAGGTACCAGGGGGAGAACAGGTACGAGGAGTTCCTTGAACGGGCACGTACCATCTCGGAGAAGATATCCACGATAGACGGCGTGGTTGGAATATTGGCGACCGGAGGGCTGGGAAGGGGGTTCTGCGACGATTACTCAGACCTAGACCTCATCGTTTATGTCGATGATGATGAAGTTGACGAGATATCGGAATATATCGCGGTTGGTGTCCGTTATCAGGGGATAGAGCTCGATACCCCGGTGGAATCGTTCGATCAGGCTCTTGCCCAACCGGTTCCGTCCGGGTACTGGTCCCAGGTGATGAGGTGGGACAGGCAGGACTCCCAGATAATGTACGATCCAGATGATCGATTGAGAGACCTCCTGGAGAGCAAGCTGATCTTTCCCGAGGAGGAGAGGCAGCGGATCATGGAGAATCATAGGAACGAGGTGGAGGAGAAACTCCGCTTCGAGTTGGAGATGTGGGATTCAAGGGGCGACATACACAACATGTCCCACGCCCTCCGTCAGGGAGTGGAGCACCTCATTCTGTGGATATACGCCAAGAACCGGGAGTTCCAACCTTACCTCCCAAAGTGGATTTTCTATCAGCTTGAGAACGGTTTCGTTCCCGAGTCGGAGCATTTCGATCAGATACGGGATGCTTACACCAGAGCCATGGAGACCAGGGATCAGGTGAGGGCAGTGCAAAGGGAGCTTGTCATGCTCTGCGCTAGAATCGGACTGGAGTTCGAGTACCGCGGTCTTGAGGATCTTCTCTCCAGATTCGACAGGAAGTGGATGGAGTCATCAGAGAGGACCCGGCATTATCTAAGCTGGTGAAAGACCCTGCAATGAGTGTAAGATTATTCTATTGCTGACGCCCTTCATATGATTGACATGGCCCTCAGCATCCTCTTCGTCGAACCTCCCAAGGACTACTGGTTCCTGATGGGAGAGTATCTCCCGCCGCCAACCGGCCTCCTGGCTCTTGCAGCCTATGTAGAGAGGGAGCTGCCTGATGTAGAGATCGAGGTTATGGACTGTCAGGCCGAGGCCAAGGGATGGAAGGATATCGAGAACAGGATTTCTTCGATCTCGCCCTCGATCGTCGCTGCCTCTGGATTCACCTGCAATGCCTACGTCTGCGCCAGGGTGGCCGAGATCGCCAAGCAGGTCTCGGAGGATATCGTGACCGTCATGGGAGGACAGCATTTCTCCTTCACCGCGGAGGAGTCGCTCATTGACTTTCCGGAGATCGACTTCATCGTCAGGGGAGAGGGAGAGGTCACCCTGGTGGAGCTGATCAAGTGCTTGGCGAATGGCTCTCACCCAGGTAAGGTTCGTGGAACATCCTTCAAGCACGATGGTACGGTCGTTCACAATCCTCCCAGAGAGCTCATCGAGAACCTGGACTCGCTGCCCTATCCGGCGTACCATCTGATCGAGGACAATCTTCACAGATATCACTTCTCAATGATGGCCGGCAAGAACACGGTATATCTGATTCTTGAGGGATCGCGTGGCTGCAGCCACAGGTGCAGGTTCTGCACCCAGTGGAAGCATTGGAACGGAACCTGGAGGACCAAGTCTCCTCGACGCATAGCTGATGAGATGGAGCACCTTCACCAGCGTTTCGGAGGGGAGTTCCTGTGGCTCACCGATGACAACTTCGGATACCGGAAGCGGGGGGAGGGACTGTACGAGGAGCTCAGGAAGAGAGGGTACACCGAAGACATATCCTGGTTCTTCCAGGCTCGAACCGACGACATTGTGGGCAATCCAGAGCTGGTTGCGAAGCTCAGGTCCGTGGGGAACAACTGGGTGCTCGTGGGCGTGGAGAACAACTCACCAGAGGTGCTGAAGGATTTCAACAAGGACATAAGGACGGGCGATTCACGGCAAGCGATAAGAGTTCTTCGCGATAACGATGTGTTCTCCCAGGCCATGATCGTCATCGGATCCAGAAACGATAACGCAGACTCCATTGAGAGAACCAGGGAGTTCAGCCTCGACCTGGAGAGCGATCTGCTGATCTACACCGCCCTGACCCCTTATCCAGGTACATCGATACATGATGAGGCAGCCTCCAACGGATGGATAGAGGACACCAACTACGCCCATTACGACATGGCCCATGCCATAATGCCCACCGAGATGCTGACCAGGAGGGAGGTCCAGGAGGAGCTGTTTAAGTGCTATCGCTCCTTCTACGGCTCCGTTCCCAAGAACATCAGCGGTTTCTTCTCCAAGAACGAGATCAAGAGGAGATGCTATCGGCACATGGCCGGAAAGCGGGTCCTGAGCAGCCTGAGGCGACTGATTTGAATCGCAATGTGGGATACTTCGTGCTCCTCTCCTTCATTGGTGGCATCTGCGTCGTGATCATTGGATGGATGGGTTCATTCCAGGCGGAGGCGGTGGATTCGTGGGGGAAGCTTCTGGTGGGAGCGCCCTTCATCCTGAGCTGTATCATTGGCATCTCTCTCGCATTCCGCCCCAGCTGGATCGGCAGAATGTTCAAATCAAATAAGAATTTAAAAGGGGAAGAGAGAAAGGTTTTGAGAAGGGTCAGGGGGCATCATCCAGACTGCGACAGGTTCGAAGGTCATGTGGTAAGGATAGATGATAAGACCGTTTGCACTGGATGTCTGGGTTTGGCCGTAGGGGCAGTAATATCGATAATCCTGATGATCGCGTACATGATCATCCCCCTCGAGTTCTTCTCCCCTTCACTGTATTTACTATTGACAGTTGGTCTAGCAATGGTCGCCCTTAGCCTGTTCGAGGCCGCATTCACCAGGAACCGCTTCATCCACATTCTATTGAACATTCTACTGATACTGGGTTTCTTCTTGACCGTGATGAGCGTGTTCCAGCTGTCCGGCAAGCCGATCTACAGCTG from Methanomassiliicoccales archaeon includes:
- a CDS encoding radical SAM protein, which gives rise to MALSILFVEPPKDYWFLMGEYLPPPTGLLALAAYVERELPDVEIEVMDCQAEAKGWKDIENRISSISPSIVAASGFTCNAYVCARVAEIAKQVSEDIVTVMGGQHFSFTAEESLIDFPEIDFIVRGEGEVTLVELIKCLANGSHPGKVRGTSFKHDGTVVHNPPRELIENLDSLPYPAYHLIEDNLHRYHFSMMAGKNTVYLILEGSRGCSHRCRFCTQWKHWNGTWRTKSPRRIADEMEHLHQRFGGEFLWLTDDNFGYRKRGEGLYEELRKRGYTEDISWFFQARTDDIVGNPELVAKLRSVGNNWVLVGVENNSPEVLKDFNKDIRTGDSRQAIRVLRDNDVFSQAMIVIGSRNDNADSIERTREFSLDLESDLLIYTALTPYPGTSIHDEAASNGWIEDTNYAHYDMAHAIMPTEMLTRREVQEELFKCYRSFYGSVPKNISGFFSKNEIKRRCYRHMAGKRVLSSLRRLI